A genome region from Flavobacterium sp. CFS9 includes the following:
- a CDS encoding type IX secretion system membrane protein PorP/SprF, with protein sequence MKKLVLVLLFCSTAGFAQQDAQFTQYMYNTININPAYAGSRGVMSIFGLYRTQWVGLDGAPETSSFSLNTPINNNVGLGVSLVNDKIGPTNENNISADFSYSIPTSATAKLSFGLKGSANIFKLDPTKLNPEHQGDPQFQDFQNKFAPNIGAGIYWHTDKAYVGLSVPNFIQTTRFDDNDYSIYKDRINYYFIAGYVFNLNRYETIKFKPALMTKMVEGSPLQVDASANFMFNDKFVIGLAYRWSASFSALAGFQITDSMYLGYSYDRETTRLVNYNSGSHEIFLRFEFLKNYSRITSPRFF encoded by the coding sequence ATGAAAAAATTAGTTTTAGTTTTATTGTTTTGTTCTACCGCAGGTTTTGCCCAGCAAGATGCGCAGTTTACACAATACATGTATAATACCATCAATATAAATCCCGCTTATGCCGGTTCTCGCGGAGTTATGAGCATTTTCGGATTGTATCGTACCCAATGGGTTGGATTAGATGGAGCACCCGAAACCAGTAGTTTTTCGTTAAATACACCCATAAATAATAATGTAGGATTAGGAGTATCGTTAGTCAATGATAAAATAGGACCGACAAATGAAAACAATATTTCAGCTGATTTCTCTTACTCCATACCAACATCCGCAACCGCGAAACTTTCTTTTGGTCTTAAAGGTTCTGCCAATATATTTAAGCTGGATCCTACAAAGTTAAACCCCGAACATCAGGGAGATCCACAGTTTCAGGATTTTCAGAATAAATTTGCTCCAAATATCGGAGCTGGAATTTACTGGCATACGGATAAAGCTTATGTGGGATTATCCGTTCCTAATTTTATTCAAACTACCCGCTTTGATGATAACGATTATTCAATCTATAAAGACCGTATCAACTATTATTTCATAGCCGGTTATGTATTTAATCTTAATCGTTACGAAACCATAAAATTCAAGCCGGCTTTAATGACTAAAATGGTAGAAGGTTCGCCATTACAAGTAGATGCATCGGCCAATTTTATGTTCAACGATAAATTTGTGATCGGACTAGCTTACAGATGGAGTGCCTCTTTTAGTGCTTTGGCAGGATTTCAGATCACCGATAGTATGTATTTAGGATATTCCTATGATCGCGAAACCACCCGATTGGTAAACTACAACTCAGGGTCGCATGAGATATTTTTGCGTTTTGAATTCTTGAAAAATTACAGCCGAATAACTTCACCAAGATTCTTCTAA
- a CDS encoding OmpA family protein: MKIKKIAYTVFLSSVFFSGMAQKSGLDKADRNYIQYAYIDAIAAYEKVAEKGYKEEKMLQRLGNAYYFNGELVKALKWYKALFGMNEQQEFEYYYRYAQTLKATGNYAKANKILELFNEKASTDKRGLLFEKNKNYLEQIKNNSGRFEIADAGINSKYSDYGSSFLDNKLIFASARDTGGVAKEKFKWTNKSFTNLYAAELLADGSMGIPKRFERKVNSKFNESTPVFTKDGLTMYFTRNNFLNGKKGVDDKKVTLLKLYKASFIEGKWTNIVELPFNSDQYSVAHPALSADEKKLYFASDMPGTFGQSDLYSVTINTDGSFGKPENLGEKINTEGRETFPFISGDNELYFASDGRPGLGGLDVYVSTIKNDLTFSEVQNVGAPINTRLDDFGFILDSKSRTGFFSSNRDGGHGYDDVYRFSETRKLPCEEILSGTVIDAETSLVLDNAKVNLLDNQLQKIGEVITSADGKYSFKVNCNKEYFVRAARENYEPNELPKAIDKTSLTLPLKKTPQKVVEKPIEKLIVGDDLAKILHIKMIYFDLGKSIVRKEAAIELEKIRQVMIQNPSMKIDVRSHTDSRQTHAYNEKLSDKRAKATVAWLVKKGIAADRITGKGYGETQLLNKCADGVKCTTEEHQANRRSEFIIVSM; this comes from the coding sequence ATGAAAATAAAAAAAATAGCATATACCGTTTTTCTGTCTTCCGTTTTTTTTAGTGGAATGGCACAAAAGTCAGGTTTAGACAAAGCTGATAGAAATTACATCCAGTATGCGTATATAGATGCAATTGCTGCGTACGAAAAGGTAGCAGAAAAAGGGTATAAAGAGGAAAAAATGCTCCAACGATTGGGTAATGCCTATTATTTTAATGGCGAGTTGGTGAAGGCATTAAAATGGTACAAAGCTCTTTTTGGAATGAATGAGCAACAGGAATTTGAGTATTATTATCGATATGCCCAAACGCTAAAAGCGACTGGAAATTATGCTAAAGCCAATAAAATATTAGAGCTTTTCAATGAAAAGGCAAGTACTGATAAAAGAGGATTGCTATTTGAAAAGAATAAAAATTATTTGGAGCAGATAAAAAATAATTCAGGGCGATTTGAAATAGCCGATGCCGGAATTAATTCAAAATACTCCGATTATGGAAGTTCTTTTTTAGATAACAAATTGATATTTGCCTCTGCCAGAGATACGGGTGGAGTTGCCAAAGAAAAATTCAAATGGACCAACAAATCGTTTACCAATCTTTATGCGGCAGAATTACTTGCCGATGGCAGTATGGGAATTCCGAAGCGTTTTGAAAGAAAGGTCAATTCAAAATTTAATGAATCGACTCCAGTTTTTACAAAAGACGGTTTAACAATGTATTTTACCAGAAACAATTTTCTGAATGGTAAAAAAGGAGTAGACGACAAAAAAGTCACTTTACTGAAATTGTATAAGGCAAGTTTTATAGAGGGTAAATGGACAAATATTGTTGAATTACCTTTTAACAGTGATCAGTACAGTGTGGCACATCCGGCATTAAGCGCAGATGAAAAAAAGTTATACTTTGCTTCAGACATGCCGGGTACTTTTGGGCAATCAGATTTGTATAGTGTGACTATTAATACTGATGGCAGTTTTGGTAAACCTGAAAATCTTGGAGAAAAGATAAATACTGAAGGAAGAGAAACTTTTCCTTTTATATCAGGAGATAATGAACTGTATTTTGCCAGCGACGGACGTCCGGGATTAGGAGGACTTGATGTGTATGTTTCGACTATTAAAAATGATTTGACGTTTAGTGAAGTTCAGAATGTCGGAGCTCCTATAAATACAAGACTGGATGATTTTGGCTTTATATTAGACAGTAAAAGCAGGACAGGCTTTTTCTCATCAAATAGAGATGGAGGACATGGTTACGATGACGTTTACCGTTTTTCGGAAACCAGAAAATTGCCTTGTGAAGAGATTTTATCAGGAACTGTTATTGATGCCGAAACAAGTTTGGTACTGGATAACGCTAAAGTAAATTTACTGGACAATCAGCTTCAGAAAATAGGCGAGGTAATAACCAGTGCTGATGGCAAGTATAGTTTTAAAGTAAATTGCAATAAAGAATACTTTGTTCGTGCTGCAAGAGAAAATTATGAACCTAATGAACTGCCTAAAGCAATCGATAAAACAAGTTTGACATTGCCTTTGAAAAAAACGCCTCAAAAAGTGGTTGAAAAACCGATTGAAAAATTGATTGTAGGCGATGATTTGGCAAAAATTTTACACATAAAAATGATTTACTTCGATTTGGGTAAATCGATTGTTCGAAAAGAAGCCGCCATTGAATTAGAGAAAATCCGTCAGGTGATGATTCAAAATCCAAGCATGAAAATTGATGTTCGCTCGCACACAGATAGCAGACAAACTCATGCGTACAATGAAAAACTATCCGACAAACGAGCTAAAGCAACAGTGGCATGGCTTGTTAAAAAAGGAATAGCTGCTGATCGTATAACCGGAAAAGGATATGGAGAAACACAATTACTGAATAAATGTGCTGATGGCGTAAAATGTACTACAGAAGAACATCAGGCAAATCGAAGAAGTGAGTTCATTATTGTTTCGATGTAA
- a CDS encoding MgtC/SapB family protein: MSTTEFLTRLIIALFAGLIIGFERQWHHKETGLKTNMLVATGAAAFVLLSIKVAATAPNIDVTRITAQVVMGVGFLGAGVIFREGTNVHGLNSAATIWCSAAIGCIAASGYFIEAMICTFLVTIVNTVLEPIEKWLRNRK, from the coding sequence TTGAGTACAACAGAATTCCTAACCCGACTTATAATCGCACTTTTCGCCGGACTAATTATTGGTTTCGAAAGACAGTGGCACCACAAAGAAACCGGTTTAAAAACCAATATGCTTGTAGCAACTGGAGCAGCCGCATTTGTTTTATTGTCGATTAAAGTAGCTGCAACAGCACCCAATATTGACGTAACCCGTATTACAGCTCAGGTCGTTATGGGAGTTGGCTTTTTAGGTGCCGGAGTTATATTTAGAGAAGGAACCAATGTACATGGTCTTAATTCTGCTGCTACCATATGGTGCAGTGCTGCTATTGGCTGTATTGCCGCGTCAGGCTATTTTATCGAAGCCATGATTTGTACATTCTTAGTTACAATTGTCAACACAGTTCTTGAACCAATCGAAAAATGGCTTCGAAATCGAAAATAG